One genomic segment of Paraburkholderia hospita includes these proteins:
- a CDS encoding YoaK family protein produces MPAHFFRTLTGKDRSTEANRRLGFSLAFVAGAANAGGYLAVKQYTSHMSGIVSAIADEAVLGDAALVLAGIGSLISFLLGAACSAVLVNWGRRQHLHSQYASPLMLEAALLLCFGLVGSHLALRDTLFVPATVVLLCFIMGLQNAMITKLSGAEIRTTHMTGIVTDIGIELGKLFYWNASNDDPASKPVLANRERLKVHSGMLASFFAGGVTGALGFKHVGYASTIPLAGVLMALAIIPLLDDLRERPWRPAREPQ; encoded by the coding sequence ATGCCCGCGCACTTCTTTCGAACATTGACCGGAAAAGACCGGAGTACCGAGGCGAACAGGCGCCTCGGGTTTTCCCTTGCGTTTGTCGCAGGCGCGGCGAACGCGGGTGGATATCTGGCCGTGAAGCAGTACACATCGCACATGAGCGGCATTGTTTCCGCGATCGCGGACGAGGCGGTGCTTGGTGATGCCGCGCTGGTGCTTGCCGGTATCGGTTCGCTGATTTCGTTTCTGCTGGGCGCCGCCTGCTCGGCGGTGCTCGTCAATTGGGGGCGCCGTCAGCACCTGCATAGTCAATATGCTTCCCCACTGATGCTCGAAGCCGCCTTGCTTCTGTGCTTCGGGTTGGTCGGCAGTCACCTGGCGTTGCGGGACACCCTGTTCGTTCCGGCAACCGTCGTGCTGCTCTGCTTCATCATGGGGTTACAGAACGCCATGATCACCAAACTGTCAGGCGCTGAAATCCGCACCACGCACATGACGGGCATCGTCACCGACATCGGCATCGAACTCGGCAAGCTCTTTTACTGGAATGCGTCGAACGATGATCCTGCGTCGAAACCCGTTCTCGCCAACCGGGAGCGACTCAAGGTGCACTCCGGCATGCTCGCGAGTTTCTTTGCAGGCGGCGTGACAGGCGCCCTCGGTTTCAAGCATGTCGGCTACGCGTCGACCATTCCGCTCGCGGGCGTGCTGATGGCACTGGCGATCATTCCACTGCTTGACGATCTGCGGGAGCGGCCC
- the hyfB gene encoding hydrogenase 4 subunit B gives MASFTILPFVLAVIAGWLVVGVLGLTSLHRTRVVAHGLFPAGALFGLLLCALGIAGVFSAPQEAILPLGLPGLPFHVRLDGLSAYFLAVLGMVSAGVGAFSAGYFRKGEGTPPGLLCFEYHVCLAGLAFVLVANDAYCFMVAWETMTLAATFLVMSNHRIAEIRRAGYLYFLISHVGALALLLCFGLLQAGTGDYTFAGMRQQHLGMFWASVAFALALLGFGAKAGIFPLHVWLPEAHPAAPSPVSALMSGFVLKAGLYGMLRTVFDLLHLQIAWWGVVMLALGLFTALFGVVFSAIQTDMKRLLAYSSIDNIGLMFVSMGLAVLFRAFDMPALAALSLTALLYQIASHAAFKSLLFISTGSVLHATGERNLGRLGGLIRFMPWTAWVALLGALSSAGLPPLSGFVSEWLLLQSFLFTPDLPNSFLNMIIPLVAALIALVAALAGYTMVKFFGIIFLGQPREPKLSNARDASPWERVGFVWLAAMCVLLGLLPVQFVAVLDRVTQALIGAGIGPAVARNGWLLLAPTNIGRASYMPLVFLLFFVGCCGLAWILVRRFYHGRLRRAIPWACGHPFVNARMQDTAEGFGQPIREIFAPVFRIERQLPSPFDAHPTYRVAVMDRTWAMIYEPIERTVRRIAALAGLLQAGRIAVYLMYSFLVLIALLILVRR, from the coding sequence ATGGCCTCTTTCACCATCCTTCCGTTCGTGCTTGCCGTGATCGCAGGTTGGCTCGTCGTCGGCGTGCTGGGGCTCACCAGTCTGCATCGCACGCGAGTCGTCGCACACGGGCTGTTCCCGGCAGGCGCATTGTTCGGGTTGCTGCTCTGCGCGCTGGGCATTGCAGGCGTGTTTTCCGCCCCTCAGGAGGCGATCCTGCCGCTGGGACTGCCGGGGCTGCCGTTTCACGTCAGGCTTGACGGTCTATCGGCGTACTTCCTGGCGGTGCTCGGGATGGTTAGCGCAGGCGTCGGTGCCTTTTCCGCTGGCTATTTCCGCAAAGGTGAAGGCACGCCCCCCGGGTTGCTCTGCTTCGAATATCACGTGTGCCTCGCGGGCCTCGCGTTCGTTCTCGTGGCGAACGACGCCTACTGCTTCATGGTCGCGTGGGAAACGATGACGCTGGCGGCAACGTTCCTCGTCATGAGCAACCATCGTATTGCCGAGATCCGTCGGGCCGGCTACCTGTACTTCCTGATTTCGCATGTGGGAGCGCTTGCGCTGCTGCTGTGTTTCGGGCTGCTGCAGGCGGGTACCGGCGACTATACGTTTGCCGGCATGCGGCAACAGCATCTGGGCATGTTCTGGGCATCTGTCGCGTTCGCGCTGGCGCTACTCGGCTTCGGTGCGAAGGCGGGCATCTTCCCATTGCACGTCTGGTTGCCCGAGGCGCATCCGGCAGCACCATCGCCTGTGTCGGCATTGATGAGCGGCTTTGTCCTGAAGGCAGGGCTTTACGGCATGCTGAGGACGGTCTTCGACCTCCTGCACCTGCAGATCGCGTGGTGGGGTGTCGTGATGCTGGCACTCGGCCTTTTCACCGCGCTGTTCGGCGTTGTATTCAGCGCGATCCAGACCGACATGAAAAGGCTGCTCGCGTACTCGTCGATCGATAATATCGGTCTGATGTTCGTCAGCATGGGACTCGCGGTCCTGTTCCGGGCGTTCGACATGCCGGCGCTCGCCGCTTTATCGCTTACCGCGTTGCTCTACCAGATCGCAAGCCATGCCGCGTTCAAGAGCCTGCTGTTCATATCGACGGGCTCCGTCCTGCATGCAACAGGTGAACGCAATCTCGGCCGCCTCGGTGGCCTGATCCGTTTCATGCCATGGACCGCGTGGGTCGCGTTGCTGGGCGCGCTTTCGAGTGCCGGTCTGCCGCCCTTGAGCGGGTTCGTGTCCGAATGGCTCTTGCTGCAGAGTTTCCTGTTCACGCCCGACCTGCCGAATTCATTCCTGAACATGATCATTCCGCTGGTTGCAGCGTTGATCGCACTCGTTGCCGCGCTCGCCGGCTACACGATGGTGAAGTTCTTCGGGATCATCTTCCTTGGGCAGCCACGCGAGCCAAAGCTGAGCAACGCGCGCGACGCAAGCCCATGGGAGCGCGTCGGCTTCGTCTGGCTCGCAGCGATGTGCGTGCTGCTCGGCTTGCTGCCGGTGCAGTTCGTGGCCGTGCTCGATCGTGTGACGCAGGCGCTGATCGGCGCGGGCATCGGGCCGGCAGTCGCCCGGAATGGCTGGTTGCTGTTGGCGCCCACGAATATCGGGCGCGCGAGTTACATGCCATTGGTCTTTCTGCTGTTCTTTGTCGGCTGTTGCGGGCTGGCCTGGATACTGGTGCGCCGGTTCTATCATGGGCGGCTGCGTCGCGCGATTCCCTGGGCGTGCGGCCATCCGTTCGTGAATGCGCGCATGCAGGATACGGCCGAAGGGTTCGGCCAGCCGATCCGCGAAATCTTCGCGCCGGTGTTCAGGATCGAACGGCAGCTTCCGTCACCCTTCGACGCGCATCCCACGTATCGCGTCGCTGTAATGGACCGCACGTGGGCGATGATTTACGAGCCTATCGAACGCACTGTCAGGCGTATTGCGGCGCTCGCCGGCCTGCTCCAGGCGGGCCGCATCGCCGTCTATCTGATGTACAGCTTTCTTGTGCTCATCGCCCTGCTGATTCTGGTAAGACGATGA
- a CDS encoding respiratory chain complex I subunit 1 family protein, whose translation MITISGLFSQLFEILLALAAAPLLTGWINMCRAWLQNRRAPSIWQQYRMLHKLFNKESVVAHHASPVFRSAPYVIWGCMTLACGIVPTLSTDLPLSPAADAIALVGLFALARVTISLAAMDIGTAFGTLGARREMLVGFLAEPALLMVLFSASLITHSTLLTHIVGTLSHQELAIYPSLAFAGIAFTMVSLAENARLPVDNPTTHLELTMIHEALILEYSGRHLALMEWAASLKLFAYSCIGLALFVPWGIAEAGNPVALLLAIPALFVKLLVGGAALAVMETTNAKMRIFRVPEFLATAFLLAVIGMLVHFLLGA comes from the coding sequence ATGATCACGATCTCGGGTCTCTTCTCGCAACTGTTCGAAATCCTGCTGGCGCTCGCGGCGGCACCGCTGCTGACTGGCTGGATCAACATGTGCCGCGCCTGGCTGCAGAATCGTCGCGCGCCGTCCATCTGGCAGCAGTACCGGATGCTGCACAAGCTGTTCAACAAGGAATCGGTCGTCGCGCATCACGCAAGCCCCGTATTTCGCAGCGCGCCGTACGTGATCTGGGGCTGCATGACGCTTGCGTGCGGCATTGTGCCGACGCTCTCGACGGACCTGCCGTTGTCGCCCGCCGCCGACGCCATTGCACTCGTCGGGCTGTTCGCGCTGGCACGCGTGACGATTTCACTTGCTGCAATGGATATCGGCACGGCATTCGGCACGCTGGGTGCACGTCGCGAAATGCTGGTGGGGTTCCTTGCCGAACCGGCGCTGTTGATGGTGCTTTTTTCCGCGTCGCTGATCACGCACTCCACGCTGCTGACGCATATCGTGGGCACGCTGAGCCATCAGGAACTTGCGATCTATCCGAGCCTCGCGTTCGCGGGCATTGCCTTCACGATGGTGTCGCTCGCCGAGAACGCACGCCTGCCCGTCGACAATCCCACCACGCATCTCGAACTGACGATGATCCACGAGGCGTTGATCCTCGAGTACTCAGGCCGGCATCTTGCGTTGATGGAGTGGGCGGCGAGTCTCAAGCTGTTTGCCTACTCGTGCATCGGACTGGCGCTCTTCGTGCCGTGGGGCATCGCGGAAGCCGGGAATCCTGTCGCACTGCTGCTCGCAATCCCGGCGCTATTCGTCAAGCTGCTGGTGGGCGGCGCGGCGCTCGCCGTGATGGAGACGACCAACGCGAAGATGCGCATCTTCCGGGTGCCGGAGTTTCTCGCCACGGCCTTTCTGCTCGCGGTGATCGGCATGCTCGTCCACTTTCTGCTGGGGGCATGA
- a CDS encoding formate hydrogenlyase, whose product MHGLHSLSTQIINLLAAVLLMVSFAMLSQRRILTLIHLYTLQGIALVLANLVLGFVTDDVHLYISGMLTLVLKVGLIPWILYRLVQRLNVKTDVETLLNIPTTLLIGIVLVIVAFNVATPVSQLASSVARGTLGIALACVLLSFMMMITRSKAIPQVIGFLSMENGLFFAAAAATNGMPMIVELGIGLDVLVGILILGVFMFQIREQFDSLDIHHLEKLKDD is encoded by the coding sequence ATGCACGGTCTCCACAGTCTTTCGACGCAGATCATCAACCTGCTGGCCGCTGTCCTGCTGATGGTGTCGTTCGCGATGCTCAGCCAGCGCCGGATTCTGACGCTGATTCACCTCTACACGCTGCAGGGCATCGCGCTTGTATTGGCCAACCTCGTTCTGGGCTTTGTCACCGATGACGTCCATCTGTACATCTCGGGGATGCTGACTCTCGTCCTCAAGGTCGGGCTCATCCCCTGGATTCTGTACCGGCTGGTGCAGCGCCTCAACGTGAAAACCGATGTCGAGACGCTACTCAACATACCGACGACGCTGCTCATCGGAATCGTGCTCGTTATCGTGGCGTTCAACGTAGCGACGCCGGTCAGCCAGCTCGCATCTTCGGTTGCGCGTGGCACGCTCGGCATCGCGCTCGCCTGCGTGCTGCTGTCGTTCATGATGATGATCACTCGCTCCAAGGCGATACCGCAGGTGATCGGCTTCCTTTCGATGGAGAACGGTCTTTTCTTCGCGGCCGCGGCGGCGACCAACGGCATGCCCATGATCGTCGAACTCGGCATCGGGCTCGACGTGCTGGTCGGCATCCTGATTCTCGGCGTATTCATGTTCCAGATTCGCGAGCAGTTCGACAGCCTGGATATCCACCACCTGGAAAAGCTCAAAGATGACTGA
- a CDS encoding hydrogenase 4 subunit F has protein sequence MTDAWILVLVFGIPLCAGACLALVGQHASAPGLNIAFSFLTFIAAMLLAAQTVAHGPAFALGKLFFVDPLNVFLVALTAFVGWTTSIFSRPYMRIEQGRGKMTATRMRLYHSMYQLFVFAMLLALLTNNVGILWVAMEAATLATVLLVSVYRTAASLEAAWKYFILCGVGIAQALFGTILLYLAASRQLSGGDALLWTSLSAVKGALDPTIMSLAFVFLLIGYGTKVGLVPMHNWLPDAHAEGPTPISAVLSGLLLNVALYAVLRCKVLADGALQNGLPGRLLIGFGLVSVLVATFSLLRQKDVKRLFSYSSIEHMGLMTFAFGLGGPTATFAGLLHMTVHSLVKSAIFFAVGHAAQKARTQTIDDIRGLLRVSPTVGWGMMLGALAILGMPPFGVFASEFLILTTAINELPWATPVLLIALAVAFATIFARVQHMVFGETTATVLEHPPAVLPIFVHLGFGLMLGLYIPPYLATWYRQAAAMIAG, from the coding sequence ATGACTGACGCCTGGATTCTGGTGCTGGTTTTCGGCATTCCTCTGTGTGCGGGAGCATGCCTTGCGCTAGTGGGGCAACATGCGTCGGCGCCGGGCCTGAATATCGCGTTCAGTTTTTTGACTTTCATCGCGGCGATGCTGCTGGCCGCGCAAACCGTTGCCCACGGTCCAGCCTTTGCACTCGGGAAGCTCTTTTTCGTCGATCCGCTTAACGTCTTCCTCGTTGCACTGACGGCATTCGTCGGCTGGACCACGTCGATTTTCTCGCGGCCGTATATGCGGATCGAACAGGGGCGCGGCAAGATGACGGCGACGCGCATGCGGCTCTATCACAGCATGTACCAGCTGTTCGTGTTCGCGATGCTGCTCGCGCTGCTCACCAATAACGTCGGCATCCTGTGGGTCGCGATGGAAGCCGCGACGCTCGCGACGGTGCTGCTCGTGAGCGTGTATCGCACGGCGGCTAGTCTCGAAGCGGCGTGGAAATACTTCATCCTGTGCGGGGTCGGCATTGCGCAGGCGCTGTTCGGCACGATCCTGCTTTATCTCGCGGCAAGCCGGCAGCTCAGCGGCGGCGATGCGTTGCTCTGGACCAGCCTGAGCGCGGTCAAGGGCGCGCTCGATCCCACCATCATGTCGCTTGCGTTTGTCTTCCTGCTGATCGGCTATGGCACGAAGGTCGGCCTCGTGCCGATGCACAACTGGTTGCCGGACGCGCACGCCGAGGGGCCTACGCCCATTTCCGCCGTGCTCTCCGGCCTGCTGCTCAATGTGGCGCTGTATGCGGTACTGCGCTGCAAGGTGCTCGCCGACGGGGCTTTGCAGAATGGTCTGCCGGGGCGCCTGCTGATCGGGTTCGGACTGGTGTCGGTGCTGGTCGCCACCTTTTCGCTGTTGCGGCAGAAAGACGTGAAACGCCTGTTCTCGTATTCGTCGATCGAGCACATGGGCCTGATGACGTTCGCCTTCGGACTGGGCGGGCCGACTGCGACATTCGCCGGCCTGCTGCATATGACCGTGCATTCGCTCGTCAAGTCGGCGATCTTCTTTGCGGTCGGCCATGCTGCCCAGAAGGCGCGAACACAGACGATCGACGACATTCGCGGATTGCTGCGCGTGAGCCCGACCGTTGGGTGGGGCATGATGCTGGGCGCGCTGGCCATTCTTGGCATGCCGCCGTTCGGCGTCTTCGCAAGCGAATTTCTGATCCTGACTACGGCCATCAACGAACTGCCGTGGGCGACACCTGTGCTCCTCATCGCGCTTGCCGTGGCGTTCGCAACCATCTTCGCGCGCGTGCAGCACATGGTATTTGGCGAGACGACGGCGACCGTGCTTGAGCATCCGCCGGCAGTCCTGCCGATATTCGTTCACCTCGGCTTTGGTCTGATGCTGGGGCTTTACATTCCACCGTACCTTGCCACGTGGTACCGGCAGGCGGCGGCGATGATCGCGGGGTGA
- a CDS encoding hydrogenase large subunit — MRIDALGLSDLVQLSASAGRASAFLAHTDAATWVRIASTAREERGRLISLWGAEAAAGTFVVSAAYAMQDGLLWVRLPVAMGKEGVASYPDLSNIFPCASRMQRAVYDLLGLHATGAADTRPWLNHGNWPFDYFPLQSLSSGNERFESQEADYPFIQVAGDGVHEIAVGPIHAGIIEPGHFRFSVVGEKVLRLEERLGYTHRGIERLFGQTPVVLGHRLAGRIAGDTTVAFSWAYCMAVERALNVFVPPRAQWLRALLLERERIANHLGDLGALGNDAGFAYGLAQFSRLKEDWLRLNDRVFGHRYLMDQIVPGGVARDMAAEFIEIVADQCERTEDAVCVMQRIYEEQSGLQDRFAGAGKLSANVATHFSVCGLAARASGLGIDVRVDHPYAPYHEVQPQMACDNRGDVAARVAVRFNEVYESLRLIGAFLDGLPDGGVVAPVETGQSPSCGVGWVEGWRGDVFVAIETGENGTISRCHCHDPSWQNWPALEHAIIGNIVPDFPLINKSFNLNYAGHDL; from the coding sequence ATGCGGATCGACGCGCTCGGGCTTTCTGACCTCGTTCAGCTGTCGGCGTCTGCGGGCAGGGCGTCCGCCTTTCTGGCACATACCGACGCCGCGACATGGGTCCGCATCGCCAGCACAGCACGAGAGGAGCGCGGACGGCTGATCTCGTTGTGGGGTGCTGAAGCGGCTGCGGGCACGTTCGTGGTGTCGGCAGCCTATGCGATGCAGGATGGCCTGTTGTGGGTGCGGTTGCCTGTCGCGATGGGCAAGGAAGGAGTGGCCAGCTATCCGGACCTGTCGAACATCTTTCCGTGTGCGTCGCGCATGCAGCGTGCCGTCTACGACCTGCTCGGGCTGCACGCGACGGGCGCGGCGGATACGCGACCGTGGCTGAATCACGGCAACTGGCCATTCGACTATTTTCCGCTTCAGAGTCTGTCGTCCGGAAACGAGCGCTTCGAATCACAGGAAGCGGATTACCCATTCATACAGGTCGCTGGAGACGGTGTTCATGAGATCGCGGTGGGACCGATTCACGCGGGCATCATCGAGCCGGGGCACTTTCGCTTCTCCGTCGTCGGTGAGAAGGTGTTGCGACTGGAAGAGCGGCTCGGTTATACGCATCGGGGTATCGAGCGGCTGTTCGGACAGACGCCGGTGGTGCTCGGACATCGTCTGGCGGGACGGATTGCAGGCGACACGACGGTCGCCTTTTCGTGGGCCTATTGCATGGCCGTCGAACGCGCACTGAACGTCTTTGTTCCGCCGCGCGCGCAGTGGCTGCGCGCCCTGTTGCTCGAACGTGAGCGTATCGCCAATCATCTGGGCGATCTCGGCGCGCTTGGCAACGATGCCGGCTTCGCCTATGGGCTCGCGCAGTTCTCCAGGCTGAAGGAAGACTGGCTGCGTCTGAACGACCGGGTATTCGGACATCGCTATCTGATGGACCAGATCGTGCCCGGCGGGGTGGCGCGCGATATGGCTGCGGAGTTCATCGAGATTGTCGCTGACCAGTGCGAGCGAACCGAAGACGCGGTCTGCGTGATGCAGCGCATTTACGAGGAGCAGTCGGGACTGCAGGATCGTTTTGCAGGTGCAGGCAAGCTCTCGGCGAACGTGGCCACGCATTTCAGTGTGTGCGGCCTGGCGGCGCGGGCGAGTGGTCTTGGCATCGATGTTCGCGTCGATCATCCTTACGCGCCGTATCACGAAGTCCAGCCTCAAATGGCGTGCGACAACCGGGGCGACGTGGCTGCTCGCGTCGCTGTGCGGTTCAACGAGGTCTACGAGTCGCTGCGGCTGATTGGCGCGTTTCTCGACGGTCTGCCTGACGGCGGCGTCGTCGCGCCAGTAGAAACCGGCCAGTCGCCATCCTGCGGTGTCGGCTGGGTCGAAGGTTGGCGCGGTGATGTGTTCGTGGCAATCGAGACGGGTGAAAACGGGACCATTTCCCGGTGTCATTGCCATGACCCATCGTGGCAGAACTGGCCGGCGCTGGAGCACGCGATCATCGGCAATATCGTTCCCGATTTCCCGTTGATCAACAAATCGTTCAACCTGAACTACGCGGGACACGACCTGTAA
- a CDS encoding NADH-quinone oxidoreductase subunit B family protein, whose translation MWQLLKQIARTDIPAGSVPDTNDAWITTQHQQIQQEILDVLGRALCIRQIDAGSCNGCELEIHALNNPYYNIEGLGIKFVASPRHADMLLVTGPLTLNMKEAVRRAWDATPHPKLVVAAGDCACTGGIFRNSYAVCGPLSGLLPVDVAIPGCPPPPIDLLRGILTALRSRPDAFVP comes from the coding sequence ATGTGGCAACTTCTCAAACAGATCGCACGCACAGACATTCCGGCCGGGTCCGTCCCGGACACGAACGACGCGTGGATAACCACGCAACACCAGCAGATCCAGCAGGAGATTCTCGACGTGCTCGGTCGCGCGCTGTGCATTCGCCAGATCGACGCGGGCTCATGCAATGGATGCGAGCTGGAGATTCACGCGCTGAATAACCCTTACTACAACATCGAGGGTCTCGGCATCAAATTCGTCGCAAGTCCCCGGCATGCTGACATGCTCCTGGTCACCGGTCCGCTCACGCTGAACATGAAGGAAGCGGTCCGACGGGCATGGGACGCGACACCCCATCCGAAGCTCGTGGTTGCTGCAGGCGACTGCGCGTGCACGGGCGGCATCTTCAGGAACAGCTATGCCGTGTGTGGGCCGCTTTCTGGCCTGCTTCCGGTGGACGTTGCTATTCCGGGCTGTCCGCCACCACCGATCGATCTGTTAAGAGGCATTCTCACGGCACTACGCTCGAGGCCGGACGCATTCGTGCCGTAG
- a CDS encoding universal stress protein gives MFTHLLVPTDGSALSESAILLAVTLAGENKAKMTALHVIPEFHVFAYGPEMLADTEERFLQVAHQHADDYLGAVMKEASLAGVECETVTATRAHPYEAIISVAIQQKCDLIVMASHGRRGVRALLLGSETQKVLTHSDIPVLVVRSSVTPEAASGKEHGTPRDLGQ, from the coding sequence ATGTTCACGCATCTACTCGTGCCGACGGACGGCTCGGCACTCTCGGAATCCGCTATCCTGCTGGCAGTGACACTCGCCGGCGAAAACAAGGCGAAAATGACGGCACTTCACGTCATACCGGAGTTCCACGTTTTTGCGTACGGCCCGGAAATGCTTGCAGATACTGAGGAACGATTTCTTCAGGTCGCCCACCAGCACGCGGATGACTACCTCGGAGCTGTGATGAAAGAAGCGAGCCTCGCTGGCGTCGAATGCGAGACCGTAACGGCGACGCGAGCACATCCGTATGAAGCTATTATCAGCGTTGCAATTCAGCAGAAATGCGATCTCATCGTGATGGCCTCTCACGGTCGTCGCGGGGTACGGGCACTGCTGCTCGGCAGCGAGACGCAGAAGGTACTCACGCACAGCGACATTCCCGTGCTCGTGGTCCGGTCGTCTGTGACTCCCGAGGCGGCCAGTGGAAAGGAACACGGTACGCCCAGAGACCTAGGGCAGTAG
- a CDS encoding sensor domain-containing diguanylate cyclase: MFVHKLLTRVTATAGGHPFIVGALGTLLATGLLGVSLLTLLAARGTAIQHAHGTSRNVAAAISDNISHTLESSDQSLQTLIATLREPTIQNMEVNVRHKVLFNRAAISRYVTGIGLTDQYGNLIDGCCSSTHHWNFSDRDYFRVHRQSPKVGLYISAVYRARSRGEAVSIALTRRIDRLDGSFDGVAIVAIDVAYFGQLLENLDVGPHGVTAIIRTDGTLVARNPPLKSSHPVDFSQSATFRRMAGQDSGFYAGRSSADGELRLYTFQRVPGTPLIAVVAPALDDVLTSWKQLSWIVGISASAIGVGFCSVVWLLAFALRDRVAAEGRLTELTQIDPLTGLRNRRALDDCLASEWARLQRNDSCLSVLYVDADHFKQYNDRHGHAEGDRALRHLAECITKHVRRRSDCAARYGGEEFVVVLPDTNAPHAKRVAEAIRAEVENALSECPPFTVSIGCASGTRASHVSLGELTNAADLALYEAKRAGRNCVVGKAISSKGMDDGT, encoded by the coding sequence GTGTTTGTTCATAAACTTCTCACGCGGGTGACCGCCACTGCGGGCGGCCACCCGTTCATCGTCGGTGCACTGGGAACGCTGCTGGCTACCGGCTTGCTAGGTGTCAGTCTTCTGACACTGCTAGCCGCAAGGGGGACGGCAATCCAGCATGCCCATGGGACCTCCCGGAACGTCGCCGCTGCCATATCGGACAATATCTCGCATACCCTTGAATCGTCCGATCAGTCTCTCCAGACGCTCATAGCGACGCTACGCGAACCGACAATTCAAAATATGGAAGTCAATGTTCGACATAAGGTTCTTTTCAACCGGGCCGCAATTTCTCGCTACGTGACTGGAATAGGTTTGACGGACCAGTACGGAAACCTGATAGACGGTTGTTGCTCGAGCACCCATCACTGGAATTTTAGCGATAGAGACTATTTCCGGGTTCACCGGCAATCCCCAAAGGTCGGCCTCTATATATCGGCCGTCTATCGGGCGCGTTCCAGGGGCGAAGCGGTGTCCATCGCCCTGACCAGAAGGATTGACCGTCTGGACGGATCGTTCGACGGCGTGGCGATCGTCGCGATTGACGTCGCGTACTTTGGACAGTTGCTTGAGAATCTTGATGTGGGTCCCCACGGCGTCACAGCTATCATACGCACCGATGGCACGCTGGTTGCCAGAAATCCGCCATTAAAATCATCCCACCCTGTCGATTTCAGCCAATCGGCCACATTTCGACGCATGGCTGGCCAGGATTCCGGGTTCTATGCGGGGCGCTCATCGGCCGACGGTGAATTACGACTGTACACATTTCAGCGCGTGCCCGGCACGCCTTTGATCGCAGTGGTCGCTCCAGCGCTTGATGACGTCCTCACTTCATGGAAGCAGTTGTCGTGGATAGTTGGAATTTCAGCGTCCGCGATCGGCGTGGGCTTTTGCAGCGTGGTCTGGCTTCTTGCGTTCGCGCTAAGGGACCGCGTTGCTGCTGAGGGTCGCCTCACGGAACTCACGCAAATTGATCCACTCACAGGTCTCAGGAACCGACGCGCGCTTGACGACTGTCTCGCTAGCGAGTGGGCGAGACTACAACGCAACGACAGTTGCCTGTCAGTTTTGTACGTCGATGCCGATCATTTCAAGCAATATAACGACAGACACGGTCACGCTGAGGGCGACCGCGCGTTGAGGCACCTTGCTGAGTGCATTACAAAGCATGTGCGGCGCCGCAGCGATTGCGCGGCTCGATATGGCGGCGAAGAATTCGTCGTAGTGCTTCCTGACACGAATGCCCCACATGCTAAACGTGTCGCCGAAGCGATACGCGCGGAAGTTGAGAATGCGCTCTCTGAATGTCCACCGTTCACCGTAAGTATTGGATGTGCCAGCGGTACACGAGCCAGTCATGTGTCTCTCGGTGAGTTGACGAATGCGGCGGACCTCGCGCTCTATGAAGCAAAGCGCGCCGGAAGAAATTGCGTTGTCGGGAAGGCTATATCGTCAAAGGGAATGGACGACGGGACATGA